In the Glycine max cultivar Williams 82 chromosome 19, Glycine_max_v4.0, whole genome shotgun sequence genome, gatCTCCCATCCAACCAACACGATCATGCCATCAGTAGATGCATCCAATGGCAAGAAATCAAACATCACGGCCACAGAGACCAATGGACATAATCAAGCTGTCAGTAGAAGCCTGTGCAATTTAAATCCAATGGCTCTCACTAGCAGCAtatgattatttataaaaaaattataaaacaaacttTAGCCTTAAGGGCCAAGATGCATACAGTTTGAAAAGTAATTGCAGAGGATCTTAAaccatcaaaatcataaattcataaatagTAGCATATACATCCCACAAGTATTAATGGTGAGAAATGATGACCATCGAAATATTTTCTCTAGCTAAGAAATATTCAGCGCCCACGTTAACACACCATTTAAGCGTGAGACACTCCATATTTgacaaaattagttaaaaattacttaaagtgGAAGTTGGAAAGATAATTGATAGTTGAAAACTGAAAAATCATATTATTGAATCATAAATATGTAATCataaatgtttgataaaattacataaaagataaaaatagttaaattttatattaaataaaaaatattaaaaagaaaaactaataaatacttgagaacaaaaaagataaatataaaaaaattaaaaactaatgttttaaaaaaagcacTTCCAAAAAAGCTAAaagctattaaaaaaaatttctctgtaaaataaattttgcaagTTAATGAAAAAAACTGAATTCCTCGCTTCCGATATTCATAATCAAATTCATTCGTAGTCCTAATTAAAGTCAACTGAGAACCCACCCGATGGCCTCTTCTCGGaattggttatttacaaatcccAGCTCAATGAGCTTGAATCATGTTCTTACCTTCTTAGGGCAGCCAGACCCTTAAcctaaatctttttttaaaaaaaaaaaaaaaaaaaaaaagcaaactgTCAAACGTGTGAATCACACTAACTAAAATTGAAACGCGACCCACAAGCTATCATAAACAGTAATAGAGCTTTGAGTTACCTCGTGGCTTTTGGTGTGCAATCTTAATATATGCATCAGCTCAAAATCATTCAAGACCCAAAAGGAGAAGTCCAGCATATCGATAGGTGACTGGATTCTGTATCGCTTGTAATGGCGGCGCAACAAACTATAttctcatcatttttgcatttgtccCAGGAACCAAGGGATGAAATGTCTGGCAGTTCACTCATGAATCTGGCATGATAACAGTCGTTGAAGAGAGCTGATGATAGCAATACAATAAAACGTAATGCAACAAAAAAGATGTATATTTTCCAAACGACAAATAATCAAGTAAAACTAGCGAGTATAAATGATCTCAATCTAGGCATTGCATATGTGTCGGTGCTTATGCACAGACAAGAAAACAAATGTGTTCCCGTTTGACAATTGGCATGTAGAGAACCTAACATGCAAAATTATATCATTCCTACCTACAAAGTTTTCAGCAAGTGGAAGGATGAGAGCAAAACCATCCtcccaaaaattcaaaatacttaaatataagaaaaatggaaacaatGTCTGAactttaaaagaatattatccAACCAAGCTTGAGTTCCACTCAAGCAACTTCATTCAGCAGTCCTCTATTTATTTATGGTCCCTATTCACTGGCTTTCTAAGTTTCGTACAACATTGTTGCTTGTCATCATTGGACATTCTATGCCTTTGCTAGCTCAGAACCAGGAGCTGGAGCAGCTGCAGGAGCAGGACCACCAGTGGTTGGCCTGGGAAGGGGGAAAAAATCTCATTAGCACGTCCATGATGAAGGAATGAAAGAATGGAACCCTATCATTGACTAGCAATTGTGTAAACTTACAATCCGACGAAGACTTTGAATGCATCATATATTCCCCATTGGGCTCCAGTAAGAGTTCCAATCATAACAATTCGGAGGGGGAGACCACGCGTAAAGAGACCCCACAAACCAAGCTTCTTCACCGCCTGCATTATATAGtatataaaatcaaagaaaCTCGTCAAAAACAGATGTAATACAAAACAATGACACTAAACATGCACCAAGTCTGAAACTCACATCACCAACTGTTGCTCCTTTTGCATTGTTCAGAAAAGAGACAAGATTATCAGCAGGATGAGACACAATTGCACAAAGTACACCAGCAACATATCCACCAGCAAAACTGACACCAAGTTGCAGGCTTTTGGTGCACTCATTCTTTGGTGTTGGGATGGCATGCTTATAGATCAGCTCAACAATGGTCTCAAAAGAAGCAAACTTCATCATTGTGTCTGCAAGAAAGAACATTTTTATGTCATACAGGTTTTATTATCAGGTACCAGGACCTTTTATATATCAAGTTATAAGATGTAAATGAAACAAAGCTCAAACTAATACAGCACAAAACATCAAATTTCACCACCAATATTCACAATGACACAGCATCATTTCTCAAcagacaaaattaaatttttaaactgAGTAAAGAGCAcagaacaaaaataacaattccatataatgataaatgcagcataaataagatttaaaaaaaactaagaaaaacaaacaactcAAACCAACCATACTTTGCAATATGGAAATGCTGAGTACCAATAATGTGGTATCAATATCATAATATAGTGTAAATAATCAGGGTTTTATAGGCATATGCATCCAAAGTCTACAATAAATGACAACTaattccaagggaggaaaaaaAAGGCAACTAATCAGCAACTTCATAAAGAAATTGATAAAGCAGAAACACGATAAGATCATTGAAAAATTTGTACAAAGACAGCAAACAGAATTAAACAACTTATACCCTTCAATCCTAAGCAAGCAAGATTTTGAACTACTCTACAAGGAATTTTCTAAATTTCAACCAAGAAATTAATCTATAGTCATGTTGGTAAATAGAAATCATTGCtaatactaaataataataaattttaacaaagcAAATAAGCAGACAGGAATATTCAGTTTTTAAATGTGAATTGTAATGCAACAAGGAAGTGCCACACTGGCTCAATCATCAGGGTATGAGAATTTAGTAAACTGAAATATCTAAAAGTTGGAGTACAAACTAAAACACCTCATCTATTCTGGTAACCCAAATGATACTGAACAATGCACAAACATCCAATTCAGTAAGAGGGCACTAAACAGTATAATGAAAACTACAAACTATATGAATGGTCAACTTACATGGAATTTGTCGTCCCCAGAGAGGCACTAACCCCTTGTACAGCCTGAAATCATAAGACACTGCATAAGATGGCATCCTAATCTTAATTCTCAGCATAGATCAACAAAGAAAGATTATAGTACATCCTCTACCAAAAACAATGTAAGAGTTAACAGCATTTGTAAGCATACCCTAAGGTTCCTTCAGATCTGACAAATTTTGGGAGCCCATCAGACAAACCCCTTGCAAAACCAGGCTGAGTTTGGACACGGACCTTCACAGCCTCAAATGGGCAAAGAGCAATATCAGCAATAACCTCAGCAGATGCTGAACCAGCAAGGTAGATCAAGGTCTTGTACTTGCTTGCATACTCTGGGCCAGCAATATCAGAATAGTACTTCTTAAAGAACTCGTAAAATCCAAATTTGCAAGCACCCTGAGCACTATAACCAAGCAAGGTAGGCACCCAGCCACGAAAAAAGCCCCTGAATCCCTGCTCCTTAAGCAAAACTCCAAAACCAGACGAGATGCTCTTGTACTTAGCAGGGTCAATCTGAAATCAATAACCAATTCAAACACAAATCCTAGTAACAACCCCAATTCCAATGCCATGCGCTAGAAATTAACATTAGGATTTGACTCCTCTAAAGTACTTATAAAGTAAGTAATATTCCAACACAACCATAATTCTATGCATGCGCATGTAATATCAAAAGTTGACTTTCTTATCAACACAAACTAAGATTACTTACTTTAGAAGAGTCGGATCCATAACATTACATCACAAATCACAACTAATCATTACAGGTTCAGCACTTCAAGACGGCTCTAATGTAACAATGTGTCAGATGAAGTTTCTCACGCAGAATCACACTCAGCACCTCAACGGATTAAAACTACTGAGGAGCTGAATCCTTAACATTACAACTTACAACACAAATCACGACTATTCACAATTACAGATTCAGCACttgaacaaaaacaaacttcCATCTCCTCTAATGTAACGATGAGCCTAACGAAGATTCTCTCGCGGAATCGTGAAACTAGATAATCTAACAGATTTaatcggaaaaaaaaaactgcaaaaTCATGAAACTAGAAAGACAAGGATAGCACACGTCCGAAactagaaatgaaaaataaaaaaattgaaatcgaGCTAGAAACGTCAGGAAATACGAGGCGAACGATGCTTCAACTAAACACAACTTCCAAGCGTACCAGATCTAATTAACGAAGACGCGAGAATCACGTCCAAGCCGCAGATCTAAACCATCACGAAGCAAAATAGTAACAAACACAGCACAATCGAGCGGAACGAGAGTTAAATCTAAGCACAGTATGTCAgatcgatatatatatatatatatatatatatatatatatatatatatatatatatatatatagagagagagagagagagagagagagagagaggacctGCATATTACACTTGACTAGGTCAAGAGGAGTGACGGTCATGTGAGTGAGGCCACAGCTGAGGATTCCACCGGCGGTGCAGGCGGCGTAGAAGGCGGGGGAGTACAACTCGATCTTGCGTGACTCGCTGGGAGAGGGAATCATGAGGCCACGCGATCCGGCGTCGAGATTGGCCGGCGGCGGGGAGGGAGCGGCGGCGGCGGCAGCGGAGGCGGTGTTGAGCATGTGGTGGAGAGGGAGCGTTTTGGAGGAAGAGGAGTAGATGAAGGAGGGGATCAGGGAGTTGCGACGGGAAGAAGAGTCTGGGAGAGCCATTACGACAcacagagaaagaaagaaagaaagaaggaagacGCAGACAAAGCAAGGGTCAGAAGCGTCAAAGGAAAGCGAGCGATAGAGAAGGGTAAgggtctttctctctctctctttctctctctctttctatctCCCAATGCTGCGTTTGCTTCCGAGATTTGTGCGCCATTGGCTGCACGTTCGTGCTACTTTATATTGGTTTGGTGGTGCCAATTGTTTTGCGGACAATATGCCCCCGCTAACGTGTCTGAATTACCGTCTTGACACTAGATAATAGGAGAAATGGAAATCTGCTTGCTACTCAACTACTTTGcttttgatttaaaaatcagAAAGAAAATCCAGAATAAAGTTTGAGAAATACTACAAGCAAATGCTAATTAGGTTATtcgttaagaaattaaattgaaaaatattattaaaatatataaaattatactgATCAGTGATGTTTTTGGTGCTTTCCAAGGAatctcataataaatattttatcttttaattgtttaacCAATTTTCTTAACACATTCATTAATAAAACTCATATTAATGTTCAATTaagccctttttattttctttaaatttt is a window encoding:
- the LOC548006 gene encoding mitochondrial phosphate transporter; translated protein: MALPDSSSRRNSLIPSFIYSSSSKTLPLHHMLNTASAAAAAAPSPPPANLDAGSRGLMIPSPSESRKIELYSPAFYAACTAGGILSCGLTHMTVTPLDLVKCNMQIDPAKYKSISSGFGVLLKEQGFRGFFRGWVPTLLGYSAQGACKFGFYEFFKKYYSDIAGPEYASKYKTLIYLAGSASAEVIADIALCPFEAVKVRVQTQPGFARGLSDGLPKFVRSEGTLGLYKGLVPLWGRQIPYTMMKFASFETIVELIYKHAIPTPKNECTKSLQLGVSFAGGYVAGVLCAIVSHPADNLVSFLNNAKGATVGDAVKKLGLWGLFTRGLPLRIVMIGTLTGAQWGIYDAFKVFVGLPTTGGPAPAAAPAPGSELAKA